Proteins from one Telopea speciosissima isolate NSW1024214 ecotype Mountain lineage chromosome 1, Tspe_v1, whole genome shotgun sequence genomic window:
- the LOC122648612 gene encoding uncharacterized protein LOC122648612, translating into MVSLESVQATFRSTELTSSPRISFSSDFLDDKNFISITPKADQTSRNHDTEQEKARNLDFEFLSSNAPSDTMLTADELFFEGKLLPFWSMHHAEKLNRISLKPKELEEENEKKKKEEESRVSWFTDDDPSPRPPKCTVIWKELLRLRKQRASSLSPSSSSSSSSSGSLADMCSMDDRKEGKERPWNREKHVKRIKKEVERTRSASVRIRPIVHVPPCTQVKTTAFPSLFSLKKGSVDR; encoded by the coding sequence ATGGTCTCCCTAGAAAGTGTTCAGGCAACCTTTAGATCCACAGAGCTTACATCGAGCCCTCGAATCTCTTTCTCTTCCGACTTCCTTGATGACAAGAATTTCATCTCCATAACCCCAAAAGCTGATCAAACCAGCAGAAACCATGATACAGAACAAGAGAAAGCACGTAATCTAGACTTTGAGTTTCTCTCCAGCAATGCTCCTagtgataccatgttaacagcaGATGAGCTCTTCTTTGAAGGTAAGCTGCTTCCCTTCTGGTCAATGCATCATGCTGAGAAACTCAACAGGATCTCCCTTAAACCAAAGGAGTTGGAGGaggaaaatgagaagaagaagaaagaggaggagagtaGAGTCAGCTGGTTCACGGATGATGACCCATCTCCTCGGCCCCCTAAGTGTACTGTTATATGGAAGGAACTACTAAGACTGAGGAAACAGAGGGCATCTTCATTGtcaccatcttcatcttcttcatcatcttcttcggGTTCACTTGCTGATATGTGCTCTATGGATGATAGGAAAGAAGGCAAGGAAAGACCATGGAACAGAGAGAAGCATGTGAAGAGGATAAAGAAAGAGGTGGAGAGGACAAGATCAGCTAGTGTAAGAATAAGGCCAATTGTCCATGTTCCCCCTTGCACTCAAGTAAAGACTACTGCATTCCCATCCTTGTTTTCTCTTAAGAAAGGAAGTGTTGATAGGTAA
- the LOC122658441 gene encoding pentatricopeptide repeat-containing protein At3g05340-like, with amino-acid sequence MKARWVMSSFNYHLSSCPLSSFLRNRCLSLRNLSLYTRDVGIAVNYVETSRLLSLCGRERHLGVGSSLHACIIKHSEHFNLRDQFNIRNVLVVWNSLIFMYSNCGELSYAAKVFDRMPIKDTISWNSLISGYLRVEEFETGFGFFKRMHSSGNFQFDPATLTAVLSACDKTDLLSVIKLIHCLVFLNGYEQEIPVANALITSYFKCGCDISGRRVFDEVSERNIITWTAVISGLAQRHFYEESFNFFLKMRSGSVVPNSLTYSSLLLACSGLRALKEGRQVHGLVLKSGFQSDLCIESALMDIYSKCNSVEDACQIFEAAEELDEVSMTVILVGLVQNGLEEEAVQFFVKMVTMGIEIDPNMVSAILGVFGMDTSMALGQQIHSLVIKKNFGVNAFVSNGLINMYSKCGNLEESVKVFHQMVHRNSVSWNSMIAAFARHGRGFEALQLYEKMQLEGVEPTDVTFLSLLHACSHIGSVERGMEFLDSMTNIHGISPRVEHYACVVDLLGRAGCLNEAKRFIEGLQVDPGVLVWQALLGACSIHGDSTIGRYAADNLLLAAPESPTAYVLMANIYSSEGKWEARAKVIKRMKEMKVKKEAGMSWIELEKTVHSFVVGDRTHPQSEIIYHVLKELIRLMSDEGYVLDERFLHYDLDQDCKEVC; translated from the coding sequence ATGAAAGCGAGATGGGTAATGAGCAGTTTCAATTATCACCTTTCCTCATGTCCGTTATCTTCTTTCTTGAGAAACAGATGTCTGAGTTTGCGAAATCTTTCTCTCTATACGAGAGATGTTGGCATTGCCGTCAATTATGTGGAGACAAGCCGTCTTCTTTCCCTCTGTGGAAGAGAAAGACATCTGGGTGTTGGGTCTTCTCTCCATGCCTGCATCATTAAGCATTCTGAACATTTCAATCTCAGGGATCAGTTTAATATACGGAATGTTCTTGTTGTTTGGAATTCCCTCATCTTTATGTACTCAAATTGCGGGGAATTGTCCTACGCGGCCAAGGTGTTCGATCGAATGCCTATCAAAGACACCATTTCATGGAATTCACTGATATCAGGTTATTTAAGGGTTGAAGAATTCGAAACGGGATTTGGTTTCTTTAAAAGAATGCATAGTTCGGGTAATTTCCAATTTGACCCTGCAACTCTGACTGCCGTTTTATCTGCATGTGATAAAACGGATCTTCTTTCTGTGATTAAGTTGATAcattgtttggtatttttaaatgGGTATGAGCAGGAAATTCCGGTGGCAAATGCTTTGATTACTTCCTATTTCAAATGTGGATGCGACATCTCAGGGAGGAGAGtgtttgatgaagtgtctgagAGGAATATCATCACTTGGACGGCTGTGATCTCAGGCCTTGCGCAAAGACATTTTTATGAGGaaagtttcaattttttcttGAAGATGCGGTCTGGATCAGTAGTGCCTAATTCTTTGACATACTCAAGCTTGCTGTTGGCATGCTCTGGTTTACGGGCTCTGAAAGAAGGGCGTCAGGTACACGGACTTGTCCTGAAATCAGGATTTCAGTCAGATTTATGCATTGAAAGTGCACTAATGGATATTTATTCCAAGTGTAATAGCGTGGAAGATGCATGCCAGATTTTCGAGGCTGCTGAGGAGCTGGATGAGGTTTCCATGACTGTGATTCTTGTGGGTCTTGTTCAAAatggattagaagaagaagctgtCCAGTTCTTTGTAAAGATGGTGACAATGGGCATTGAGATTGACCCAAACATGGTTTCTGCCATTCTCGGGGTGTTTGGCATGGATACATCTATGGCTCTTGGCCAACAAATTCACTCTTTGGTGATAAAGAAAAACTTCGGGGTTAATGCATTTGTAAGCAATGGGCTAATTAACATGTATTCCAAGTGTGGGAATTTGGAGGAGTCTGTTAAAGTCTTTCATCAGATGGTCCACAGAAATTCAGTCTCATGGAATTCCATGATTGCAGCCTTTGCACGTCATGGTCGTGGCTTTGAAGCACTTCAATTGTATGAAAAGATGCAACTTGAAGGTGTGGAGCCAACGGATGTTACATTTCTATCATTACTTCATGCCTGTAGTCATATTGGATCAGTTGAAAGGGGCATGGAGTTCTTGGATTCAATGACTAACATTCATGGAATTAGTCCAAGGGTGGAGCATTATGCTTGTGTAGTTGACTTGTTGGGCCGGGCAGGATGTTTGAATGAAGCTAAGAGATTCATTGAGGGGCTGCAGGTGGATCCTGGCGTGCTAGTCTGGCAGGCGTTGTTAGGTGCCTGTAGCATACATGGGGATTCAACTATTGGGAGATATGCAGCTGACAACTTGCTTTTGGCTGCACCTGAGAGCCCTACGGCTTATGTTTTGATGGCAAACATATACTCATCTGAAGGGAAATGGGAAGCGAGAGCAAAGGTTATCAAGAGAATGAAGGAGATGAAGGTAAAGAAAGAGGCAGGGATGAGTTGGATTGAGCTTGAAAAGACGGTCCATAGCTTTGTTGTAGGGGATAGGACTCATCCACAAAGTGAGATTATCTATCATGTTTTGAAAGAGTTGATTAGGCTCATGAGCGATGAAGGATATGTGCTGGATGAGAGGTTTTTGCATTATGATTTAGATCAAGATTGCAAGGAAGTTTGTTGA